One segment of Mycolicibacterium neworleansense DNA contains the following:
- the carB gene encoding carbamoyl-phosphate synthase large subunit: MPRRSDLNHVLVIGSGPIVIGQACEFDYSGTQACRVLRSEGIQVSLVNSNPATIMTDPEYADNTYVEPITWEFVEKVIVQQAERGNKIDAVLATLGGQTALNTAVALHENGVLERYGVELIGADFEAIQRGEDRQKFKDIVAKVGGESARSRVCYTMDEVRETVADLGLPVVVRPSFTMGGLGSGMAYSAEDVERMAGDGLAASPSANVLIEESIYGWKEFELELMRDSRDNVVVVCSIENFDPMGVHTGDSVTVAPAMTLTDREYQKMRDLGIAILREVGVDTGGCNIQFAIDPRDGRLIVIEMNPRVSRSSALASKATGFPIAKIAAKLAIGYTLDEILNDITKETPACFEPTLDYVVVKAPRFAFEKFPGADATLTTTMKSVGEAMSLGRNFIEALGKVMRSLETSRAGFWTGPDPDVTVEQLLTGLRTPVDGRLYDIEHALRLGASVEQVAEASGVDPWFVEQIAGLVALRVELLEAPVLDAELLRRGKNSGLSDRQIAALRPELAGESGVRALRRRLGIHPVYKTVDTCAAEFDAKTPYHYSSYELDPAAETEVAPQTEKPKVLILGSGPNRIGQGIEFDYSCVHAATTLSAVGFETVMVNCNPETVSTDYDTADRLYFEPLTFEDVLEVYYAEDASGKGEDGSGPGVVGVIVQLGGQTPLGLAKRLEEAGVPIVGTGPDAIDLAEDRGLFGEVLVNAGLPAPRFGTATSFEQARRIASDIGYPVLVRPSYVLGGRGMEIVYDEATLEGYIARATQLSPEHPVLVDRFLEDAIEIDVDALCDGNEVYIGGIMEHIEEAGIHSGDSACALPPVTLGRSDIESVRRATEAIAHGIGVVGLLNVQYALKDDVLYVLEANPRASRTVPFVSKATAVPLAKACARVMLGATIAELRAEGLLNKNSDGATIARNAPVAVKEAVLPFHRFRRADGAQVDSLLGPEMKSTGEVMGIDHDFGTAFAKSQTAAYGSLPASGTVFVSVANRDKRSLVFPVKRLADLGFRVLATEGTAEMLRRNGIPCDEVRKHSEQPSGGGDRPSAVDVIKAGEVDMVINTPYGNSGPRVDGYEIRSAAVSMNIPCVTTVQGASAAVQGIEAGIRGDIGVMSLQELHSELESH; the protein is encoded by the coding sequence ATGCCACGTCGCTCTGACCTCAACCACGTGCTGGTGATCGGGTCCGGCCCGATCGTCATCGGCCAAGCCTGCGAATTCGACTATTCGGGCACCCAGGCCTGCCGGGTGCTGCGTTCCGAGGGCATCCAGGTCAGCCTGGTCAACTCGAACCCGGCGACCATCATGACCGACCCCGAGTACGCCGACAACACCTACGTCGAGCCGATCACCTGGGAGTTCGTCGAAAAGGTCATCGTCCAACAGGCCGAGCGCGGCAACAAGATCGACGCCGTGCTGGCCACCCTCGGCGGGCAGACCGCGCTGAACACCGCGGTGGCCCTGCACGAGAACGGCGTGCTGGAGCGCTACGGCGTCGAGCTGATCGGCGCAGACTTCGAAGCCATCCAGCGCGGCGAGGACCGGCAGAAGTTCAAGGACATCGTCGCCAAGGTCGGCGGTGAATCCGCCCGCAGCCGCGTGTGTTACACCATGGACGAGGTCCGTGAGACGGTCGCCGACTTGGGACTGCCCGTCGTCGTCCGCCCGTCCTTCACCATGGGTGGGCTGGGATCCGGCATGGCGTACTCGGCCGAGGACGTCGAGCGGATGGCCGGCGATGGCTTGGCCGCCTCGCCTTCGGCCAACGTGCTGATCGAGGAATCCATCTACGGATGGAAGGAATTCGAGCTTGAGCTGATGCGCGACAGCCGCGACAACGTCGTGGTGGTCTGCTCGATCGAGAACTTCGACCCGATGGGCGTGCACACCGGCGACTCGGTGACCGTGGCACCGGCGATGACGCTGACCGACCGCGAATACCAGAAGATGCGCGATCTGGGCATCGCGATCCTGCGTGAGGTCGGCGTCGACACCGGTGGCTGCAACATCCAGTTCGCGATCGACCCGCGCGATGGCCGGCTGATCGTCATCGAGATGAACCCGCGCGTGTCGCGGTCCTCGGCGTTGGCGTCGAAGGCCACCGGCTTCCCGATCGCCAAGATCGCGGCAAAGCTGGCCATCGGCTACACCCTCGACGAGATCCTCAACGACATCACCAAAGAAACCCCGGCCTGCTTCGAGCCCACACTGGACTACGTCGTGGTCAAGGCCCCGCGGTTCGCGTTCGAGAAGTTCCCCGGCGCCGACGCCACCCTGACCACCACGATGAAGTCGGTTGGTGAGGCGATGTCGTTGGGCCGCAACTTCATCGAGGCCCTCGGCAAGGTCATGCGCTCCCTGGAGACCAGCCGGGCCGGGTTCTGGACGGGCCCGGACCCTGATGTGACGGTCGAGCAGCTGCTGACCGGCCTGCGCACGCCGGTGGACGGCAGGCTCTACGACATCGAGCACGCGCTGCGCCTGGGCGCCAGCGTCGAGCAGGTGGCCGAGGCCTCCGGCGTCGACCCGTGGTTCGTCGAGCAGATCGCCGGTCTGGTCGCGCTGCGCGTCGAGCTGCTGGAAGCGCCGGTGCTCGATGCCGAACTGCTGCGGCGGGGGAAGAACAGCGGGCTCTCCGATCGCCAGATCGCCGCGCTGCGACCGGAACTGGCCGGCGAGTCGGGCGTGCGCGCGCTGCGCCGCCGGCTCGGAATTCACCCGGTGTACAAGACCGTCGACACCTGCGCGGCCGAGTTCGACGCCAAGACGCCGTATCACTACAGCAGCTACGAACTCGACCCCGCTGCCGAGACCGAGGTCGCCCCGCAGACCGAGAAGCCCAAGGTGCTGATCCTGGGTTCCGGTCCGAACCGGATCGGTCAGGGCATCGAATTCGATTACAGCTGCGTGCATGCCGCGACGACGCTGAGTGCTGTCGGGTTCGAAACGGTGATGGTCAACTGCAACCCCGAGACGGTGTCCACCGATTACGACACCGCCGACCGGTTGTACTTCGAACCCCTCACGTTCGAGGACGTGCTGGAGGTCTACTACGCCGAGGACGCCTCGGGTAAGGGCGAGGACGGGTCCGGCCCCGGCGTCGTCGGTGTGATCGTGCAACTCGGCGGCCAGACGCCGCTGGGCCTGGCCAAGCGCCTGGAAGAGGCCGGGGTCCCGATCGTGGGCACCGGACCTGACGCCATCGACCTGGCCGAGGACCGTGGGCTTTTCGGCGAGGTCCTGGTCAACGCGGGCCTGCCCGCGCCCCGCTTCGGCACCGCCACCAGCTTTGAGCAGGCCCGGCGGATCGCCTCCGACATCGGCTATCCCGTGCTGGTGCGTCCCTCCTATGTCCTGGGTGGCCGCGGCATGGAGATCGTGTACGACGAGGCGACCCTGGAGGGCTACATCGCCCGCGCCACCCAGCTGTCACCCGAGCACCCGGTGCTGGTCGACCGATTCCTGGAAGACGCGATCGAGATCGACGTCGACGCGCTGTGCGACGGCAACGAGGTCTACATCGGCGGGATCATGGAGCACATCGAGGAGGCCGGAATCCACTCCGGTGACTCGGCCTGCGCGCTGCCCCCGGTGACCCTGGGCCGCAGCGACATCGAATCGGTGCGCCGGGCCACCGAGGCCATCGCCCACGGCATCGGCGTGGTCGGCCTGCTCAACGTCCAGTACGCGCTCAAGGACGACGTGCTCTACGTGCTGGAGGCCAACCCGCGCGCCAGCCGTACGGTGCCGTTCGTCTCCAAGGCCACCGCGGTGCCGCTGGCCAAGGCCTGTGCCCGGGTGATGCTGGGTGCCACCATCGCCGAGCTGCGGGCCGAAGGTCTGCTGAACAAGAACAGCGACGGGGCCACCATCGCCCGCAACGCCCCGGTGGCGGTCAAGGAAGCGGTGCTGCCGTTCCACCGGTTCCGCCGGGCGGACGGCGCCCAGGTCGACTCGCTGCTCGGACCGGAGATGAAGTCGACCGGCGAGGTGATGGGCATCGACCACGACTTCGGTACCGCCTTCGCCAAGAGCCAGACCGCGGCCTACGGATCGCTGCCGGCCTCGGGCACCGTCTTCGTGTCGGTGGCCAACCGCGACAAGCGCTCGCTGGTGTTCCCGGTCAAGCGGCTGGCGGATCTCGGATTCCGGGTGCTGGCCACCGAGGGCACCGCAGAGATGCTGCGCCGCAACGGGATTCCCTGCGATGAGGTGCGTAAGCACTCCGAGCAACCCAGTGGTGGCGGCGACCGTCCGTCCGCGGTCGACGTGATCAAGGCCGGCGAGGTCGACATGGTCATCAACACGCCGTACGGAAACTCCGGGCCGCGGGTGGACGGATACGAGATCCGATCGGCCGCCGTGTCGATGAACATTCCGTGCGTGACGACGGTGCAGGGCGCCTCGGCCGCGGTTCAGGGCATCGAGGCCGGCATTCGGGGCGATATCGGCGTGATGTCACTGCAGGAACTGCACAGCGAGCTGGAATCGCACTGA
- the carA gene encoding glutamine-hydrolyzing carbamoyl-phosphate synthase small subunit: protein MTSNKSNEKAVLVLEDGRVFTGTTFGAVGQTLGEAVFSTGMSGYQETLTDPSYHGQIVVATAPQIGNTGWNTEDGESRGDKIWVAGYAVRDPSPRASNWRASGTLDDELIRQGIVGIAGIDTRAVVRHLRTRGSMKAGVFSGAALAPVDELVARVLDQPSMLGADLAGQVTTESSYIVEPEGGHRFTVAAVDLGIKTNTPRNFARRGIRSHVLPSSVTFDQIADLKPDGVFLSNGPGDPATADHIVAVTREVLGAGIPLFGICFGNQILGRALGRSTYKMVFGHRGINIPVIDHITGRVAITAQNHGFALEGEKGEVFDTPFGSAEVSHTCANDGVVEGIRLADGRAFSVQYHPEAAAGPHDAEYLFDQFVDLMAGEK, encoded by the coding sequence ATGACGAGTAACAAGAGCAACGAAAAGGCGGTCCTGGTACTCGAGGACGGGCGCGTCTTCACCGGTACGACGTTCGGGGCGGTCGGCCAGACCCTCGGTGAGGCGGTGTTCTCCACCGGCATGTCGGGGTACCAGGAAACGCTCACCGACCCGAGCTACCACGGCCAGATCGTGGTCGCCACGGCACCGCAGATCGGTAACACCGGCTGGAACACCGAGGACGGCGAAAGCCGCGGCGACAAGATCTGGGTGGCCGGCTACGCCGTGCGTGATCCCTCGCCGCGCGCGTCGAACTGGCGCGCCAGCGGAACCCTCGACGACGAGCTGATCCGGCAGGGCATCGTGGGCATCGCCGGGATCGACACCCGGGCGGTGGTGCGCCACCTGCGTACGCGCGGGTCGATGAAGGCCGGAGTGTTCTCCGGTGCCGCCTTGGCCCCGGTCGACGAGCTGGTGGCCCGTGTTCTCGACCAGCCCTCGATGCTGGGTGCGGACCTGGCCGGCCAGGTCACCACCGAGAGCTCCTACATCGTGGAACCCGAAGGCGGCCACCGGTTCACGGTTGCCGCGGTTGATCTCGGTATCAAGACCAACACCCCGCGCAACTTCGCCCGTCGCGGCATCCGCAGCCACGTGCTGCCGTCGTCGGTGACCTTCGATCAGATCGCCGATCTCAAACCGGACGGGGTGTTCCTGTCCAACGGTCCCGGTGACCCGGCCACCGCCGATCACATCGTCGCGGTGACCCGCGAGGTGCTCGGCGCCGGAATCCCGTTGTTCGGCATCTGCTTCGGCAACCAGATCCTGGGCCGGGCGCTGGGCCGGTCCACCTACAAGATGGTGTTCGGCCACCGCGGCATCAACATTCCGGTGATCGACCACATCACCGGGCGGGTTGCGATCACCGCCCAGAACCACGGCTTCGCATTAGAAGGAGAGAAGGGCGAGGTTTTCGATACCCCGTTCGGCTCAGCCGAGGTCAGCCACACCTGCGCCAACGACGGTGTGGTGGAGGGCATCCGGCTGGCTGACGGCCGGGCGTTCTCAGTCCAGTACCACCCCGAGGCCGCGGCCGGACCACACGACGCGGAATACCTGTTCGACCAGTTCGTCGACCTGATGGCAGGAGAGAAGTAG
- a CDS encoding PH-like domain-containing protein, whose protein sequence is MNTPTLIASLVLAAVLAVLIAFLIRQMMRGWLHRAQRQAQLIGTLPSLPDTVGAATIPATKGMYVGTTLVPHWNDKVAAGDLGFRTKAVLTRYPEGIMMQRSGAGPIWIPAESITAVRTERGIAGKALTYDGILAIRWRLPSGTEIDTGFRADNRAEYDRWLEEEA, encoded by the coding sequence GTGAACACTCCCACGCTGATCGCGTCACTGGTGCTGGCGGCCGTGCTGGCCGTGCTGATCGCCTTCCTGATCCGCCAGATGATGCGGGGCTGGTTGCACCGCGCACAACGCCAGGCTCAGCTGATCGGCACGTTGCCGTCGCTGCCCGACACCGTCGGCGCGGCGACGATCCCGGCCACCAAGGGGATGTATGTCGGCACCACGCTGGTGCCGCACTGGAACGACAAGGTCGCCGCGGGCGACCTGGGCTTTCGCACCAAGGCGGTGCTGACCCGCTATCCCGAGGGAATCATGATGCAGCGCAGCGGCGCCGGGCCCATCTGGATTCCCGCCGAATCGATCACCGCGGTCAGAACCGAACGCGGAATCGCAGGCAAGGCACTGACTTACGACGGAATTCTGGCCATCAGATGGCGGCTGCCCTCGGGCACCGAGATCGACACCGGGTTCCGCGCCGACAATCGCGCAGAGTACGACCGCTGGCTGGAGGAAGAGGCATGA
- a CDS encoding dihydroorotase, which yields MTTHIAGSNPPVLIRGVRLYGEGDAVDVLVADGQIAEIGSALKAPEGAEVIDATGQVMLPGFVDLHTHLREPGREYAEDIETGSAAAALGGYTAVFAMANTDPVADSVVITDHVWNRGQQVGLVDVHPVGAVTVGLEGKQLTEMGLMADGVGQVRMFSDDGLCVHDPLVMRRALEYATGLGVLIAQHAEEPRLTVGAVAHEGPNAAKLGLAGWPRSAEESIVARDAILARDAGARVHICHASTAGTVELLKWAKAQGISITAEVTPHHLLLDDTRLASYDGRNRVNPPLRESSDAEALRQALADGVIDCVATDHAPHADHEKCCEFSVARPGMLGLQTALSVVAETMVRPGLLTWRGVAKVMSEAPAAIVGLPDQGRPLAVGEPANLTVIDPDATWTVEGDELASRSDNTPFESMTLPATVTVTLLRGKITALDGKSGSTR from the coding sequence ATGACGACACACATCGCAGGCTCGAATCCGCCGGTCCTCATCCGCGGGGTACGCCTCTACGGCGAGGGCGACGCAGTCGACGTGCTGGTCGCCGACGGACAGATCGCCGAGATCGGTTCCGCGCTCAAGGCTCCCGAGGGCGCCGAGGTGATCGACGCCACCGGCCAGGTGATGCTGCCCGGTTTCGTCGACCTGCACACGCATCTCCGCGAGCCGGGCCGCGAATACGCCGAGGACATCGAAACCGGTTCAGCAGCAGCCGCTCTGGGTGGCTACACCGCGGTGTTCGCGATGGCCAACACCGACCCCGTCGCCGACTCCGTGGTGATCACCGATCACGTGTGGAACCGCGGCCAGCAGGTGGGCCTGGTCGATGTGCACCCGGTCGGCGCGGTCACCGTCGGCCTGGAAGGCAAGCAGCTCACCGAGATGGGCCTGATGGCCGACGGTGTCGGCCAGGTGCGGATGTTCTCCGATGACGGGCTGTGCGTGCACGATCCGCTGGTGATGCGGCGGGCCCTGGAATACGCCACCGGACTCGGGGTGCTCATCGCCCAGCACGCCGAAGAGCCGCGCCTGACCGTCGGCGCCGTTGCCCACGAAGGGCCCAACGCGGCCAAGCTCGGTCTGGCGGGCTGGCCGCGCTCGGCAGAAGAGTCGATCGTCGCCCGTGACGCGATCCTGGCCCGCGATGCCGGGGCGCGAGTACACATCTGCCACGCCTCCACTGCCGGAACCGTGGAACTGCTGAAATGGGCCAAGGCGCAGGGTATTTCGATCACTGCCGAGGTCACTCCGCACCACCTGCTGCTCGACGACACCCGGCTGGCCAGCTACGACGGTCGCAACCGGGTCAACCCGCCGCTGCGGGAATCCAGTGATGCCGAGGCGCTGCGCCAGGCCCTGGCCGACGGGGTCATCGACTGCGTGGCCACCGACCACGCACCACACGCCGACCACGAGAAGTGCTGCGAATTCTCGGTGGCCCGGCCGGGCATGCTCGGTCTGCAGACCGCGCTGTCGGTGGTGGCCGAGACCATGGTGCGGCCCGGCCTGCTGACCTGGCGCGGTGTCGCCAAAGTGATGAGCGAGGCCCCCGCCGCCATCGTCGGGCTGCCCGATCAGGGCCGGCCGCTGGCAGTGGGGGAGCCGGCCAACCTCACGGTGATCGATCCCGACGCGACCTGGACGGTGGAAGGCGACGAGCTGGCCAGCCGCTCGGACAACACGCCTTTCGAATCGATGACGCTGCCCGCGACGGTGACCGTGACCCTGCTGCGCGGCAAGATCACCGCGCTCGACGGCAAGTCGGGATCGACACGGTGA
- a CDS encoding aspartate carbamoyltransferase catalytic subunit — MTTRHLLSAADLSRDDATAILDDADRFREALLGREVKKLPTLRGRTIITMFYENSTRTRVSFEVAGKWMSADVINVSSSGSSVAKGESLRDTALTLRAAGADALIIRHPASGAAQQLAEWTAEDGGAGPSVINAGDGTHEHPTQALLDALTIRQRLGSIEGKRVVIVGDVLHSRVARSNVSLLATLGAEVVLVAPPTLLPVGVSGWPVTVSHDLDAELPAADAVLMLRVQAERMNGAFFPSAREYSVRYGLSEKRQAMLPGNAVVLHPGPMLRGMEIAFPVADSSQSAVLQQVSNGVHVRMAVLFHLLVGADREAISV; from the coding sequence GTGACGACACGTCATCTCTTGTCGGCAGCGGATCTGAGCCGGGATGACGCGACGGCGATCCTCGACGACGCGGACCGGTTCCGCGAGGCGCTGCTGGGCCGTGAGGTCAAGAAGCTGCCCACGTTGCGCGGCCGCACCATCATCACCATGTTCTACGAGAACTCCACCAGGACCCGAGTGTCGTTCGAGGTCGCGGGTAAGTGGATGAGCGCCGACGTGATCAACGTCAGCTCGTCGGGATCCTCGGTGGCCAAGGGGGAGTCGCTGCGCGATACCGCGCTGACCCTGCGCGCCGCCGGCGCCGACGCCCTGATCATCCGCCACCCCGCTTCCGGTGCGGCACAACAACTCGCGGAGTGGACCGCCGAGGACGGCGGCGCCGGCCCCAGCGTGATCAACGCCGGCGACGGGACCCATGAGCATCCGACCCAGGCCCTGCTCGACGCCCTGACCATCCGTCAGCGGCTCGGTTCCATCGAGGGCAAGCGCGTGGTGATCGTCGGCGACGTGCTGCACAGCCGGGTGGCCCGGTCGAACGTGTCGCTGCTGGCCACCCTGGGCGCCGAGGTGGTGCTGGTGGCGCCACCGACGCTGTTGCCCGTCGGGGTGTCCGGATGGCCGGTCACGGTGTCGCACGATCTGGACGCCGAGCTGCCCGCCGCCGACGCGGTGCTGATGCTGCGGGTCCAGGCCGAGCGGATGAACGGTGCGTTCTTCCCGTCCGCCCGCGAGTACTCGGTGCGTTACGGACTCTCGGAGAAGCGCCAGGCCATGCTGCCGGGTAACGCCGTGGTGCTGCACCCCGGGCCGATGCTGCGCGGCATGGAGATCGCGTTTCCGGTCGCCGATTCATCGCAATCGGCTGTTCTGCAACAGGTTTCAAACGGAGTCCACGTGCGGATGGCGGTGCTGTTCCATCTGCTGGTGGGCGCGGATCGGGAGGCGATCAGCGTATGA
- the pyrR gene encoding bifunctional pyr operon transcriptional regulator/uracil phosphoribosyltransferase PyrR: protein MGSSGTDRELLSAADVGRTISRIAHQIIEKTALDDPAERERVVLLGIPTRGVTLATRLAAKIDEFADVALPVGALDITLYRDDLNFKPPRPLATTSIPPGGIDDAVVILVDDVLYSGRSVRSALDALRDIGRPRVVQLAVLVDRGHRELPIRADYVGKNVPTSRTESVHVLLSEDDDRDGVVISK, encoded by the coding sequence ATGGGCTCTTCAGGTACCGACCGGGAATTGTTGTCTGCGGCGGACGTCGGCCGCACCATTTCCCGGATCGCACATCAGATCATCGAGAAGACCGCTCTCGACGATCCCGCCGAACGCGAGCGGGTCGTTCTCCTCGGCATCCCCACTCGCGGCGTGACGCTGGCCACGCGCCTGGCCGCCAAGATCGACGAGTTCGCCGATGTGGCGTTGCCCGTCGGGGCGCTGGACATCACGCTCTACCGCGATGACCTCAACTTCAAGCCGCCGCGGCCCCTGGCGACCACGTCGATCCCGCCCGGTGGCATCGACGACGCCGTGGTGATCCTCGTCGACGACGTCCTGTACTCGGGGCGGTCGGTGCGCTCGGCGCTGGACGCGCTGCGCGACATCGGCCGGCCGCGGGTGGTGCAGCTGGCGGTGCTGGTCGACCGTGGCCACCGGGAGCTGCCGATCCGGGCCGATTACGTCGGCAAGAACGTGCCGACCTCGCGCACCGAGAGTGTCCATGTGCTGCTGTCCGAGGATGATGACCGTGATGGGGTGGTGATCTCGAAGTGA
- a CDS encoding MFS transporter, with translation MTQQDQIDGEPSSVATPEANPMKRVAFASFVGTAIEFYDFYIYGTAAALIFPHVFFPNMGPTMATISSLATFAVAFLSRPIGAAVFGHFGDRLGRKKTLIATLLIMGLSTVCVGLVPSAATIGIAAPIILLILRLLQGFAVGGEWAGSALLSAEYAPVGKRGMYGMFTQLGAGAGLAVSNLVVFTVSVTIGEKSAVFLEWAWRLPFLFSAVLLVVALYVRLSIDETPVFAREQVTGGVPKAPLSELFRTQTRQVALAAGCMVGIFTMSFLGGTYLMSYASTRIGHPRSLILGVGVLAGISLMIFSAISAVLCDRYGRRRVILAGFALALPWAFVVMPLIDSGSPVGFAVAIAGIFCIFGLSYGPIGSFLPEIFATRYRYTGAGLSFNLAGIVGGAIPPLVAGVLVATLGSWAVGAMMAVFVVVSIISTVLLPETKGTELDAVLSDSAR, from the coding sequence ATGACCCAGCAGGACCAGATCGACGGCGAGCCGAGCTCCGTCGCGACTCCCGAGGCCAACCCCATGAAGCGGGTGGCGTTCGCCAGCTTCGTCGGCACCGCGATCGAGTTCTACGACTTCTACATCTACGGCACCGCCGCGGCCCTGATCTTCCCCCACGTGTTCTTCCCGAACATGGGCCCGACGATGGCGACGATCTCGTCGCTGGCCACGTTCGCGGTCGCCTTCCTGTCCCGACCGATCGGCGCCGCGGTATTCGGGCATTTCGGAGATCGCTTGGGCCGCAAGAAAACCCTGATCGCGACGCTGTTGATCATGGGACTGTCGACGGTGTGCGTCGGGCTGGTGCCCAGCGCGGCGACGATCGGCATCGCCGCACCGATCATCCTGCTGATCCTGCGGCTGCTGCAGGGCTTCGCCGTCGGCGGGGAGTGGGCCGGATCGGCGCTGCTGAGCGCCGAGTACGCGCCCGTCGGGAAGCGCGGCATGTACGGGATGTTCACCCAACTGGGTGCCGGCGCCGGGCTGGCCGTGAGCAATCTCGTGGTCTTCACCGTCAGCGTGACCATCGGCGAGAAGAGCGCGGTGTTCCTGGAATGGGCCTGGCGGTTGCCGTTCCTGTTCAGCGCGGTGCTGCTGGTCGTGGCGCTGTATGTGCGGCTGAGCATCGACGAGACGCCGGTGTTCGCCCGGGAGCAGGTGACCGGCGGCGTGCCCAAGGCGCCGTTGAGCGAACTGTTCCGCACCCAGACCCGGCAGGTGGCGCTTGCGGCGGGCTGCATGGTCGGCATCTTCACCATGAGCTTCCTGGGCGGCACCTATCTGATGAGCTACGCCAGCACCCGCATCGGGCATCCGCGCAGCCTGATCCTCGGGGTCGGTGTGCTCGCCGGAATCTCCCTGATGATCTTCTCCGCGATCTCGGCGGTGCTGTGCGACCGGTACGGCCGCCGACGGGTCATCCTTGCCGGGTTCGCCCTCGCCCTGCCGTGGGCATTCGTGGTGATGCCACTGATCGACTCCGGTTCACCGGTGGGCTTCGCGGTGGCGATCGCCGGCATCTTCTGCATCTTCGGCCTGTCCTACGGGCCCATCGGGTCCTTCCTGCCTGAGATCTTCGCCACCCGCTACCGCTACACCGGCGCTGGTCTCTCGTTCAATCTGGCCGGCATCGTGGGCGGGGCGATTCCGCCACTGGTCGCCGGAGTCCTGGTGGCCACGCTGGGAAGCTGGGCCGTCGGGGCGATGATGGCGGTTTTCGTGGTCGTCAGCATCATCTCGACGGTGCTGCTGCCCGAGACAAAGGGAACCGAACTGGACGCCGTTCTGAGCGACTCCGCGAGGTGA
- a CDS encoding flavin-containing monooxygenase, whose translation MADHDVIIIGAGFAGLYQLYKLRELGFEARILEAGPEVGGTWYWNRYPGARCDIESIEYSYSFDPELQQSWNWTERYAAQPELLAYARHVADRYDLRRDISFDTRVVAMEFDDAATEWTVTTEAGTRTTASFVIAATGCLSKPLVPSFDGQDDFAGDILWTWDWPAAGADLQGKRVAVVGTGSSGVQTITAIAPVVGTLTVFQRTPPYAVPAQNRPIAAELADVKQHYPHFREISRTSRGGAQCGDGAGLPPFFGDLDSDATRAELTRRWDDGGLCFQQSFYDLLLDPEANETAAEYVRDRIRQKVTDPQLAEKLTPRSYPIAAKRLCVDTGYYEVYNRDNVTLVDLNAEPLHRITERGILAGDTEHELDVIVLATGFDAMTGALNAIDIRATDENGVTRTLREKWAAGPRTYLGLMSAGFPNLFTVTGPQSPSVLSNMLTSIEYHVEWISTALVHLREHGLNRMEADGEAEDNWVNITNDTADLTLLPQAASWYMGANVPGKRRVFLPFVAGVGVYKQIGDGVAVAGYHGFEMA comes from the coding sequence ATGGCAGACCATGACGTGATCATCATCGGCGCCGGATTCGCCGGTCTCTACCAGCTGTACAAGTTGCGCGAGCTCGGATTCGAGGCGCGCATCCTGGAGGCGGGCCCGGAGGTCGGCGGGACCTGGTACTGGAACCGATATCCCGGTGCCCGCTGCGATATCGAGTCGATCGAGTACTCCTACTCGTTCGACCCGGAGTTGCAGCAGTCGTGGAACTGGACCGAGCGGTACGCCGCCCAGCCGGAGCTGTTGGCCTATGCCAGACATGTCGCCGACCGCTACGACCTCCGTCGTGACATCAGCTTCGACACCCGCGTTGTCGCCATGGAGTTCGATGACGCCGCAACCGAGTGGACCGTCACGACCGAAGCCGGCACCCGGACCACCGCGAGTTTTGTGATCGCGGCGACCGGATGTCTGTCCAAACCGCTGGTGCCGTCATTCGACGGGCAGGACGACTTCGCCGGTGACATCCTCTGGACATGGGACTGGCCCGCCGCAGGAGCGGACCTGCAGGGCAAACGGGTCGCTGTCGTCGGCACGGGATCTTCTGGCGTGCAGACGATCACCGCCATCGCACCGGTGGTCGGGACGCTGACGGTGTTCCAGCGCACACCGCCGTATGCCGTCCCGGCGCAGAACCGTCCGATCGCTGCAGAACTCGCCGACGTCAAACAGCACTACCCACACTTCCGGGAGATCAGCCGGACGTCGCGGGGCGGCGCGCAATGCGGCGACGGCGCCGGCCTGCCGCCGTTCTTCGGCGACCTGGACAGCGACGCCACCCGTGCCGAGCTCACCCGGCGCTGGGACGACGGCGGGCTCTGCTTCCAGCAGTCGTTCTACGACCTGCTGCTGGATCCGGAGGCCAACGAGACCGCCGCCGAATACGTGCGGGACCGGATCCGGCAGAAGGTCACCGATCCGCAGCTCGCCGAAAAGCTCACGCCGCGCAGCTATCCGATCGCGGCGAAGCGGCTGTGTGTCGACACCGGGTATTACGAGGTCTACAACCGGGACAACGTGACGCTGGTCGACCTCAACGCGGAGCCGCTCCACCGGATCACCGAACGGGGCATCCTCGCCGGTGACACCGAGCACGAACTCGACGTCATCGTGCTGGCCACCGGATTCGACGCGATGACCGGGGCGCTGAATGCGATCGACATCCGGGCGACCGACGAGAACGGCGTCACCCGCACCCTGCGGGAGAAATGGGCGGCCGGTCCGCGGACCTATCTCGGGTTGATGTCGGCGGGGTTCCCGAACCTGTTCACCGTCACCGGGCCGCAGAGTCCCTCGGTGCTGTCCAACATGCTCACCTCGATCGAGTACCACGTCGAGTGGATCAGCACGGCGCTGGTACACCTGCGTGAGCACGGTCTGAACCGCATGGAAGCCGACGGCGAGGCCGAGGACAACTGGGTGAACATCACCAACGACACGGCCGATCTCACGCTGCTGCCGCAAGCCGCCTCCTGGTACATGGGCGCCAATGTGCCCGGTAAGCGGCGGGTGTTCCTGCCGTTCGTCGCCGGTGTCGGCGTCTACAAACAGATCGGTGACGGGGTGGCCGTGGCGGGTTATCACGGATTCGAGATGGCCTGA